The nucleotide sequence AAATGGTGACATGGTGAAGGGTGGCCAAGACTTTGAAATTCATTTATGCCTCGCCAGTAAGTACTTGCATAGTCCTCCCCCGCTCTCTACTTCTCTCGTTCTCGTTCTCATTCTCGCCCTTGCTCTCTAGGTGCCTCTgcctccccctttctctctcGATTCGACGCAGCAGTACATCCGGGACCCCATGGCGGTTCCGTCGGTGGCCGTCGCTGCGCGGTAtttgctcctgctgctcatATCTCTGAATATTCAAACCATTACTCCGGATTTCACCCTCTTTCCTGCAACacctccacttcctcctcaccaacctcgcctcccGTTCCAACTCCCTCGCAAACTCCTCCCTAAACTCCTCTAG is from Podospora pseudopauciseta strain CBS 411.78 chromosome 5 map unlocalized CBS411.78m_5.2, whole genome shotgun sequence and encodes:
- a CDS encoding uncharacterized protein (antiSMASH:Cluster_6); amino-acid sequence: MVKGGQDFEIHLCLAIHPGPHGGSVGGRRCAVFAPAAHISEYSNHYSGFHPLSCNTSTSSSPTSPPVPTPSQTPP